A region of the Abyssisolibacter fermentans genome:
AACCACTGAGCATTAAAAAATTTATCTGTTCGACTAAAAGAATATTCCCAAGATTTCTCCGTTTTGTAAGCTACTATCTCATTGCGATTGCCATAATAATTATTATCACAATAAAGTATAAACAAACTCAAGACATCTGAGTAATCTGTAAAATCATCTAGAAGGTATAATTTGTAATAGTCTAAATTATTCTTAATATATGAGTTCTTGACAATCATGCCTATTTGAGTTTCATTACGATAGATCATATAATAGTCTTCTTCACCTAAGGATATACTATATATTTTTAATGCAGTTGATAAACACTCAATTATATGATAGCTATAAAATAAACCTTCGGTTACATGCTCAATCTTACCAATATTCTGTCCTGTATTATCTAAAATGTAGTTTACATTAGATTTCTGTTTACTCCATAACCATTTGAATGGTATCCAACTAGTAACTTGTGTTATAGGATTAAATTTTGTACTAAATACTATGTCTCCTTCTAGTGTATACATTTTAGTAGAGAAAACAGAACTTGATCTTGAACAAGTACCAATATTATGTAGTTTTTCATCATAATAAATCTCGAATTTTATTTCCAAGTTGGTTTTAATTTGCTTAACATCAATTATCATAATTTCTCCCTTTTTAATTGTAACTAATCGTAAATTCATATTATACTAATTCCAATACAAAGCATGTTACATAACTCTTTCATTCACGAACCAAAGTTCGTGAATACCACTAATATTAAAAGGATTTACGAACTTTGGTTCGTGAAATCTTCCTGTAGTAGAACTCTCCTACTTCATTATTTCATTCAGTGAACTTTATATATGTCTAAGACTATTTTTTGAACATGTGTATACATCTCTGCAGTTCTTGGACTTGAATGTCCTAAAAATTTCTGTATGTATCTAAGATTGGTTCTTTCTTCCAATAAATATGTTGCAAAAATGTCTTAACCCCTGTGTATGGCTTATCATCATGCTTAGGCACTATTAATTATCATTATATCGACACACGCGTCACCCAAAAAGAACCGTCCCCAGTGGGTGTTACCTATCAAATTCCTTATCCTCAAAGAAATTAGATACTTTTATAGTCCTGAAATAATACTTATATAATATGATTATTACTAATACAATAATAGTGGCTATAATTCTATTTTTCTTAATTATACTTCCTCCTTTTATTATCCGATATCTTCGACTTCGGGTTCTGGTACAACCTCAAGCAGCATACTTGTATATCCTGGTTTTCCTTTATAGTAAATGTACACGTACTTCTGTATATAGTTATTATCACTATAATGTTCACTTCCAATCGTTTTTCTAGCTTCTCCACTTATATCTTTTGGTTGCATATCTTCATAATCTACATAATTCAACGTCACTTTTAATTTGAAGTTACAACTTTCTAATGATGCCATACCATACCATTCGTAATCATCAAAACGATTATCAACATCTTTTGCTACTACAACCTTTGTTGTTACAGCTGCATCTATCTTCGTTTGCATCGTGTTACCAAATGCACAATTTGTTTCAAAGAAAGATGAAGAAATACCCAATATAGCATCTGGTATCCATATCCATGGGCTTAATTTTCCTACGACAATAGAAAGTGTTTTTGACAAAGCTTCCCTTACATTTCTGTTTGTTAAATCATCTTTTTCATAAATTGTCACTGGATCATAATGTCTTTCACCATAATCATATACTATTTTCACACCCAATCGGAACCGTCCCCAATGGGTGTTCCCAGTGAAGGGATGTGTAAAACGAACGGTAATATTTTGTTATGTTAAGTTGTGCACGGAAGTTGCCAATAGCCATCATGATTTATTACTTAATATGTTTAACTCTAATGCAAGTTCTTTAGCTTTTCTTAAAGCTTCATTATTCTCTTTTGAAGGTATTTCATTTGTTTGCAAAGAAAAAACTGTACCTATTGTTTTAGCATTAATATGCCTAAAAATTATATTTGCCCTTTTTATTGCTGGTTCAGGCCCCCCATCCCCTCCTCCTGTAATAATAAGTACACCATTCTTTTTCTTAAGTTTAAATTCAATATCTTTCTTAATGCACCTTCTCACATAATATGTTTGCAACCTACTAGCAAAACTAAGAAGTTTACCTGTAAGTTCAGAAAAATGTAGTGGAGACGCTATTATTATGTTCTCAACTTCATCAAGAAGCTTATATACTTCTTGCATATTATCATTGATACAACATCCTTCATTATTCCAGCAAAATCTACAATCAACACAAGGGCTTATATTATCATAGTACGTATGAATAATCTTAACTTCTCCATTTATATATTTTATCATTTCATTCACTAATGTCATTGAATCTCCATTTTTTCTTGGAGAACCATTTATAATAAGCGTTTTCATATTATTTCACCTTTCCA
Encoded here:
- a CDS encoding flavodoxin family protein, with the protein product MKTLIINGSPRKNGDSMTLVNEMIKYINGEVKIIHTYYDNISPCVDCRFCWNNEGCCINDNMQEVYKLLDEVENIIIASPLHFSELTGKLLSFASRLQTYYVRRCIKKDIEFKLKKKNGVLIITGGGDGGPEPAIKRANIIFRHINAKTIGTVFSLQTNEIPSKENNEALRKAKELALELNILSNKS
- a CDS encoding tyrosine-type recombinase/integrase codes for the protein MFATYLLEERTNLRYIQKFLGHSSPRTAEMYTHVQKIVLDIYKVH